One segment of Rhodanobacter thiooxydans DNA contains the following:
- the ygiD gene encoding 4,5-DOPA dioxygenase extradiol, with product MPERDTPATRMPTIFFGHGNPMNALHDNAWTQGWAALGQRLPRPRAVLSVSAHWYLPDTAVTAMAAPRTIHDFGGFPRELFEVNYPAPGDHELVRRVRELLNPLPVRADLSWGLDHGTWSVLRHVYPDADVPVVQLSIDESQPSAFHYGLGRLLRPLRDEGILLIGSGDVVHNLHSYAWGRHPAEPFDWALRFEAKARELMLRGDHQALTDYEALGRDAELSVPTPDHYLPLLYVLGASHEGDTVTFPVEGMDGGSISMLSVQFG from the coding sequence ATGCCTGAGCGAGATACCCCGGCGACCCGGATGCCGACGATCTTCTTCGGCCATGGCAATCCGATGAACGCGCTGCACGACAACGCCTGGACGCAGGGCTGGGCGGCGCTCGGCCAGCGCCTGCCGCGGCCGCGCGCGGTGCTGTCGGTGTCGGCGCACTGGTACCTGCCCGACACCGCGGTGACCGCGATGGCGGCGCCGCGCACGATCCACGATTTCGGCGGCTTCCCGCGCGAGCTGTTCGAGGTGAACTACCCCGCGCCCGGCGACCACGAGCTGGTGCGTCGCGTGCGCGAACTGCTGAACCCGCTGCCGGTACGCGCGGACCTGTCGTGGGGGCTGGACCACGGCACCTGGTCGGTGCTGCGCCACGTTTATCCCGATGCCGACGTGCCGGTGGTGCAACTGTCCATCGACGAGTCGCAGCCGTCGGCGTTCCACTACGGCCTGGGCCGGCTGCTGCGGCCGTTGCGCGACGAGGGCATCCTGCTGATCGGCAGCGGCGACGTGGTGCACAACCTGCACAGCTATGCCTGGGGCCGGCACCCGGCCGAACCGTTCGACTGGGCACTGCGCTTCGAGGCGAAGGCGCGCGAGCTGATGCTGCGCGGCGATCACCAGGCACTGACCGATTACGAAGCGCTGGGCCGCGACGCGGAGTTGTCGGTACCCACGCCGGATCATTACCTGCCGCTGCTGTACGTGCTCGGTGCCAGCCACGAGGGTGACACCGTGACGTTCCCGGTCGAGGGCATGGACGGCGGCTCGATCTCGATGCTGAGCGTGCAGTTCGGCTGA
- a CDS encoding TonB-dependent receptor family protein, whose protein sequence is MDIPPFDLPAALSMVQIDPAASGQPGVNLSESLVGVPGILARDRQNYAQDVQISIRGFGSRATFGVRSIRLYVDGIPATLPDGQGQVSHFNFDSADRVEVLRGPFSVLYGNAAGGVVQLWSAEGTPVPVTTLGVNAGSHDTFRTSVDTRGTLGPVDYNVAGSLFLSGGYRRHSRVRRESDNARFGVDLGDGKKLTIVANRLNQPVSQDPLGLTRAQVDVDPRQVAAVAIQYDTRKRIEQNQLGAIYEQPLDGDDQVRVMGYFGQRNIAQYQSIPVSAQRSPLSAGGVVALDTDYGGLDARWTRTGQLAGRDVEFVLGVSADGQWQHRRGYENFVGDTLGVTGALRRNEDDNVDSVDEYAQWYWHFAERWSLLLGMRHDDVRFRARDHYVTATNPDDSGGVNYTATTPVLGLGFRPSDDLRLYASYGKGFETPSFNELGYRSDDRPGLAFDLRPARSRNLELGAKWQVTRALAFDTAVFRADTRDELAVRTSQGGRSTYQNVGDTRRQGVESSLTGQLADDWQISAGFTRLQARFRSAFLACRATPCTAVSTPVAAGTRMPGVPENYGSLRIRHGGELGWHESLDLTGVGAVSVNDTGTDRAAGYGLLGVDAGYTFALGKDTRLQLSARVDNLGNRRYIGSVIVNDSNGRYFEPGPGRTWMLGARLVFH, encoded by the coding sequence ATGGACATTCCCCCGTTCGACCTGCCCGCCGCGCTCAGCATGGTGCAGATCGATCCCGCCGCATCCGGCCAGCCGGGCGTGAACCTTTCCGAGTCGCTGGTCGGCGTGCCGGGCATCCTTGCGCGTGACCGGCAGAACTATGCGCAGGACGTGCAGATCTCGATCCGCGGCTTCGGTTCGCGCGCAACTTTCGGCGTGCGCAGCATCCGCCTGTATGTGGACGGCATCCCGGCGACCTTGCCGGACGGGCAGGGCCAGGTCTCGCACTTCAACTTCGATTCGGCCGACCGCGTCGAGGTACTGCGCGGCCCGTTCTCGGTGCTCTACGGCAATGCCGCCGGCGGTGTGGTGCAGCTGTGGAGCGCGGAAGGCACGCCGGTGCCGGTGACCACGCTGGGCGTGAACGCCGGCAGCCACGACACCTTCCGCACCAGCGTCGACACGCGCGGCACGCTGGGGCCGGTCGACTACAACGTCGCCGGCTCGCTGTTCCTTTCCGGCGGCTATCGGCGGCACAGCCGGGTGCGCCGCGAATCGGACAACGCCCGATTCGGGGTGGACCTGGGCGACGGGAAGAAGCTCACCATCGTGGCGAACCGCCTGAACCAGCCGGTGTCGCAGGATCCGCTCGGCCTCACTCGCGCGCAGGTCGACGTCGATCCGCGACAGGTCGCCGCGGTCGCCATCCAGTACGACACGCGCAAGCGCATCGAGCAGAACCAGCTGGGCGCCATCTACGAGCAGCCGCTGGACGGCGACGACCAGGTGCGGGTGATGGGCTACTTCGGCCAGCGCAACATCGCGCAGTACCAGTCGATCCCGGTGAGCGCCCAGCGAAGCCCGTTGTCGGCGGGCGGCGTGGTGGCGCTGGATACCGACTACGGCGGCCTCGACGCGCGCTGGACCCGCACTGGCCAGCTGGCCGGTCGCGACGTCGAGTTCGTGCTGGGCGTGAGTGCCGACGGGCAATGGCAGCATCGCCGCGGCTACGAGAACTTCGTCGGTGACACGCTGGGGGTGACCGGCGCGTTGCGCCGGAACGAGGACGACAATGTCGACAGCGTCGACGAGTACGCGCAGTGGTACTGGCACTTCGCCGAACGATGGTCGCTGCTGCTCGGCATGCGACATGACGACGTGCGCTTCCGCGCACGCGACCACTACGTCACGGCGACCAATCCGGACGACAGCGGCGGGGTGAACTACACGGCCACCACGCCGGTGCTCGGGCTGGGCTTCCGGCCCAGCGACGACCTGCGGCTCTACGCCAGCTACGGCAAGGGTTTCGAAACGCCGAGCTTCAACGAACTCGGCTACCGCAGCGATGACCGGCCTGGCCTGGCCTTCGACCTGCGTCCGGCACGCAGCCGCAACCTGGAGCTGGGTGCCAAGTGGCAGGTCACGCGTGCACTGGCCTTCGACACGGCGGTGTTCCGCGCCGATACGCGCGACGAGCTGGCGGTCAGGACCAGCCAGGGCGGCCGTTCCACCTACCAGAATGTCGGCGACACGCGGCGCCAGGGCGTCGAGTCGTCCCTGACCGGGCAGCTTGCCGACGACTGGCAGATCAGCGCCGGCTTCACCCGCCTGCAGGCACGTTTCCGCAGTGCGTTCCTCGCCTGCCGGGCCACACCCTGCACCGCGGTCAGCACGCCGGTGGCCGCGGGTACCCGCATGCCGGGCGTGCCCGAAAACTATGGTTCCTTGCGCATCCGGCACGGCGGCGAGCTGGGCTGGCATGAAAGCCTGGACCTGACCGGCGTGGGTGCGGTCAGCGTCAACGACACCGGCACCGATCGTGCGGCCGGCTATGGCTTGCTGGGTGTCGACGCCGGCTACACCTTTGCCTTGGGCAAGGACACGCGACTGCAGCTCAGCGCCCGCGTGGACAACCTCGGCAACCGCCGCTACATCGGCTCGGTGATCGTCAACGACAGCAACGGGCGCTATTTCGAACCTGGCCCTGGCCGCACCTGGATGCTGGGGGCGCGCCTGGTTTTCCACTGA
- a CDS encoding NADPH-dependent FMN reductase: MTTFKVGYIVGSLAKGSINRLLAKALVRLAPPTLQLVEIPIRDLPLYSYDYDADYPPVARAFKQAIAGVDAILFVTPEYNRSIPGALKNAIDWASRPWGKNSFARKPSGVIGTSPGSIGTAVAQQQLRGVLCFCNSPLMNTIEAYIQFSPGLIAEDGTVSNDSTAEFLSNYMKELHVFIERVLTVLPRED, translated from the coding sequence ATGACTACGTTCAAGGTCGGTTACATCGTCGGCAGCCTCGCCAAGGGCTCCATCAACCGCCTGCTGGCCAAGGCGCTGGTCCGGCTCGCACCGCCCACGTTGCAGCTGGTGGAGATCCCGATCCGCGACCTGCCGCTGTACAGCTACGACTACGATGCCGACTACCCGCCGGTGGCGCGCGCGTTCAAGCAGGCGATCGCCGGGGTCGACGCGATCCTGTTCGTCACCCCGGAATACAACCGCTCGATTCCCGGCGCGCTGAAGAACGCGATCGACTGGGCCAGCCGGCCATGGGGCAAGAACTCGTTCGCGCGCAAACCGTCCGGCGTGATCGGCACCTCGCCCGGCTCGATCGGCACCGCGGTCGCCCAGCAGCAGCTGCGCGGCGTGCTGTGCTTCTGCAATTCGCCGCTGATGAACACGATCGAGGCGTACATCCAGTTCAGCCCCGGCCTGATCGCCGAAGACGGTACGGTCAGCAACGACTCCACCGCCGAGTTCCTGAGCAACTACATGAAGGAGTTGCACGTCTTCATCGAGCGCGTGCTCACCGTACTGCCCAGGGAAGACTAG
- a CDS encoding NAD(P)-dependent oxidoreductase, which yields MNIALIGVSGRVGSRLLAELLRRGHQVTGIARDTGTVARQPQLLLKHGDANQPAQLAPLLAGHDAVLSALKFATTDAASLIAAVKQAGVSRLLVVGGAATLEVAPGQILLDDPGFPAAYRPEAEGGRRFLDALRGEHTLDWTFLSPSAELVPGERTGKFRLGSDQLLTDANGKSWISMEDYAIALVDELEAPKHSRQRFTVGY from the coding sequence ATGAATATCGCCTTGATCGGCGTCAGCGGCCGCGTCGGCTCGCGCCTGCTGGCGGAACTGCTGCGGCGCGGCCACCAGGTCACCGGCATCGCCCGCGACACCGGCACGGTGGCCCGCCAGCCGCAGCTGCTGCTCAAGCACGGCGACGCCAACCAGCCGGCGCAACTGGCACCGCTGCTGGCCGGCCACGACGCGGTGCTCAGCGCGCTGAAATTCGCCACGACCGACGCCGCATCGCTGATCGCCGCGGTAAAGCAGGCGGGAGTCAGCCGCCTGCTGGTGGTCGGCGGCGCGGCCACGCTGGAAGTGGCGCCGGGCCAGATCCTGCTGGACGACCCGGGCTTTCCCGCGGCCTATCGGCCCGAGGCCGAGGGCGGCCGCCGCTTCCTCGACGCCTTGCGCGGCGAGCACACGCTCGACTGGACCTTCCTGTCGCCGTCGGCCGAGCTCGTACCCGGCGAGCGCACCGGCAAGTTCCGGCTGGGCAGCGATCAGTTGCTCACCGACGCGAACGGCAAGAGCTGGATCTCGATGGAGGACTACGCGATCGCCCTCGTCGACGAACTGGAAGCGCCGAAGCACTCGCGGCAGCGTTTCACGGTGGGCTACTGA
- a CDS encoding DUF2231 domain-containing protein yields the protein MNSRVAPHRSTLANAIYGLLNPLPFGFFVAALIFDILYMRTAGVLWNKGAAWLIVFGLLLAIIPRLVNLAQVWITSRYIARPADKLDFWLNLFAIVAAIFNAFVHSRDAYAVVPTGVWLSVCTVILLAIAHLVMAVQHSAAKEYIHE from the coding sequence GTGAACTCGCGCGTCGCACCGCATCGCTCCACCCTGGCCAACGCCATCTATGGCCTGCTCAACCCCCTTCCGTTCGGCTTCTTTGTCGCCGCGCTGATTTTCGACATCCTCTATATGCGGACCGCCGGCGTGTTGTGGAACAAGGGCGCCGCCTGGCTGATCGTGTTCGGCCTGCTGCTCGCGATCATCCCGCGCCTCGTCAACCTCGCCCAGGTCTGGATCACCTCGCGATATATCGCCCGACCTGCGGACAAGCTGGACTTCTGGCTCAACCTGTTTGCCATCGTCGCGGCGATCTTCAATGCGTTCGTGCACAGCCGCGACGCCTACGCAGTGGTTCCCACCGGCGTATGGCTCTCGGTATGCACGGTCATCCTGCTGGCCATCGCCCACCTCGTGATGGCCGTGCAGCACTCTGCAGCGAAGGAGTACATCCATGAATAA
- a CDS encoding metal-dependent hydrolase family protein: MGTCVLLCGRMFDGLADRLTGPVEILVEDDRIAEIGPTVGRPPDAQTIDLSGRTVSPGFIDSHVHLTMDATDLARQTLTSSATKALKGLNIAREYMRYGFTTLRDMGCVDPDFPTVDLRNALAAGLVEGPRLIVAAHIISSSGGHGDLRGFYGPRWDIPVSAIADDAGAIKALVRREHTFGSDWIKTTNTGGYFSPGDDPARVTWFDDEMNLLAATARQLGMPVAVHTGAADGCRQAIRAGARSLEHAYLIDAEALALAQEAGTYLVPTMQMTQEDLHALHEHTLPCQAIWKFSRDSGSIVDSQRLIAQSEVKIAYGTDCGMFPFSHGILEFQAMVAAGLTPARALRAATSVAAELLGQDDIGVLAVGKHADIVAMPGDPLADIGATARVDFVMKSGRVYRRPEPAAAASS; this comes from the coding sequence ATGGGAACCTGCGTATTGCTGTGCGGCCGGATGTTCGATGGCCTGGCCGACCGCCTGACCGGCCCGGTCGAGATCCTCGTGGAAGACGACCGCATTGCCGAGATCGGCCCCACCGTGGGCCGGCCGCCCGATGCGCAGACCATCGACCTGTCCGGGCGCACCGTAAGTCCCGGCTTCATCGACAGCCACGTCCACCTGACCATGGATGCCACCGACCTGGCGCGGCAGACGTTGACGTCGTCCGCGACCAAGGCGCTGAAGGGACTGAACATCGCCCGCGAATACATGCGCTACGGCTTCACCACGCTGCGCGACATGGGCTGCGTCGATCCGGACTTCCCCACCGTGGACCTGCGCAATGCGCTCGCCGCCGGTCTCGTCGAGGGGCCGCGGCTGATCGTCGCCGCGCACATCATCAGCTCGTCCGGCGGGCATGGCGACCTGCGCGGGTTCTACGGGCCGCGCTGGGACATCCCGGTTTCCGCCATCGCCGACGATGCGGGCGCAATCAAGGCGCTGGTGCGCCGCGAGCACACCTTCGGCAGCGACTGGATCAAGACCACCAATACCGGCGGCTACTTCAGCCCCGGCGACGACCCGGCCCGGGTGACGTGGTTCGACGACGAGATGAACCTGCTGGCCGCCACCGCGCGGCAACTGGGCATGCCGGTGGCGGTGCACACCGGCGCCGCCGACGGCTGCCGGCAGGCCATCCGCGCCGGCGCGCGCAGCCTGGAGCACGCCTACCTGATCGATGCCGAGGCGCTGGCGCTGGCGCAGGAAGCCGGCACCTACCTGGTGCCGACGATGCAGATGACCCAGGAAGACCTGCACGCCCTGCACGAGCACACCCTGCCATGCCAGGCGATCTGGAAGTTCAGCCGCGACAGCGGCTCGATCGTCGACTCGCAGCGGCTGATCGCACAGAGCGAGGTGAAAATCGCCTACGGCACCGATTGCGGCATGTTCCCCTTCAGCCACGGCATCCTCGAATTCCAGGCGATGGTGGCGGCGGGCCTCACGCCCGCGCGCGCGCTGAGAGCCGCCACCAGCGTCGCAGCCGAGCTGCTCGGCCAGGACGACATCGGCGTGCTCGCGGTCGGCAAGCACGCCGACATCGTGGCCATGCCCGGCGATCCGCTGGCCGACATCGGCGCCACCGCCCGGGTGGATTTCGTGATGAAGAGCGGCCGCGTCTATCGCCGCCCGGAGCCGGCAGCGGCGGCGAGCAGCTGA
- a CDS encoding sugar dehydrogenase complex small subunit, with protein sequence MTTNPPESIDARCDTPADPARRRLLAGLLTAYTASLIPWALAQPAPRADLGAFTALSAILVGRQALDAAQATRLHDALAAAHPNFSADVQALLALINERHIDPLQLQGVLDGEHSSLAPLPRQIMSAWMLGVIGNGEGARCVAYETALNAVIVADVLKPPTYAYGSYGSWTGKPV encoded by the coding sequence ATGACGACGAACCCGCCCGAGAGCATCGACGCCCGGTGCGATACCCCTGCCGATCCTGCGCGGCGGCGCCTGCTGGCTGGCCTGCTCACCGCCTACACCGCCTCGCTGATCCCCTGGGCGCTGGCGCAACCGGCGCCGCGCGCCGACCTCGGCGCGTTTACCGCGCTGTCGGCAATCCTGGTGGGTCGGCAGGCGCTGGATGCTGCGCAGGCGACACGCCTGCACGACGCCCTCGCCGCCGCCCATCCGAACTTTTCGGCCGACGTGCAGGCGCTGCTGGCCCTGATCAACGAACGCCACATCGACCCGCTGCAATTGCAGGGCGTGCTGGACGGCGAGCACTCGTCGCTGGCGCCGTTGCCGCGCCAGATCATGAGTGCCTGGATGCTGGGCGTGATCGGCAACGGCGAAGGCGCGCGCTGCGTCGCCTACGAGACCGCACTCAACGCGGTGATCGTGGCCGACGTGCTGAAGCCGCCGACCTATGCCTACGGCAGCTATGGCAGCTGGACCGGCAAACCCGTCTGA
- a CDS encoding PQQ-dependent sugar dehydrogenase — protein sequence MNKIVLRSVLALVFGVILAACSGKASYQPAQQSGDAPPLPGARNFLVPPMQVPRYAGWQQGQAPKVAAGLRIEKIASGLMHPRQLYTLPNGDILVVESNGPGSEPVTTPKQLIANKVKNLSGKGAKGGNRITLLRHTGNAGGEWEKHVFIEHLHSPFGVALIGDTLYVANTDAIVKFPYVTGETQITTPGVEFTDLPATINHHWTKALVASPDGRKLYVGVGSNSNITENGIDQEYRRANVLEVDVASASSRIYASGIRNPTGLQIEPHTGKLWAIVNERDEIGADLVPDYLTSVKEGGFYGWPYSYYGQHVDSRVMPQRPDLVAKAIKPDYALGSHVAALGLLFSDSNALPEKYHNGAFVSEHGSWDRSPLSGYAVVHVAFVDGKPTGVPEPLVTGFYSDDESQLYGAPVGLAQDKDGALLIADDVGDAVWRVTAASP from the coding sequence ATGAATAAGATCGTCCTTCGCAGTGTGCTGGCATTGGTCTTCGGGGTGATTCTGGCGGCATGCAGCGGGAAGGCGTCGTATCAACCCGCGCAGCAGTCGGGCGACGCCCCGCCGCTGCCCGGCGCCCGCAACTTCCTGGTCCCGCCGATGCAGGTTCCCCGCTATGCCGGCTGGCAGCAGGGCCAGGCGCCGAAGGTGGCGGCCGGGCTCAGGATCGAAAAGATCGCCAGCGGACTCATGCACCCGCGCCAGCTTTACACCCTCCCCAACGGCGACATCCTGGTAGTGGAATCCAACGGCCCCGGCTCCGAGCCGGTGACCACGCCGAAGCAGCTGATCGCCAACAAGGTCAAGAACCTCTCGGGCAAGGGTGCGAAAGGCGGCAACCGGATCACCCTGCTGCGCCACACCGGCAACGCCGGTGGCGAGTGGGAGAAGCACGTCTTCATCGAGCACCTGCACTCGCCGTTCGGCGTGGCGCTGATCGGCGACACTCTGTACGTGGCCAACACCGACGCGATCGTGAAGTTCCCGTACGTCACCGGCGAAACGCAGATCACCACACCCGGCGTGGAATTCACCGACCTGCCGGCCACCATCAACCACCACTGGACCAAGGCACTGGTGGCCAGCCCGGACGGCCGCAAGCTGTACGTCGGCGTCGGTTCCAACAGCAACATCACCGAGAACGGCATCGACCAGGAATACCGGCGCGCGAACGTGCTGGAGGTGGACGTGGCCAGCGCCAGCAGTCGCATCTACGCCTCAGGCATCCGCAACCCGACCGGGCTGCAGATCGAGCCGCATACGGGCAAGCTCTGGGCGATCGTCAACGAGCGCGACGAGATCGGCGCGGACCTGGTGCCTGACTACCTGACCTCGGTGAAGGAAGGTGGCTTCTACGGCTGGCCGTACAGCTACTACGGCCAGCACGTGGACAGCCGCGTCATGCCGCAGCGGCCCGACCTGGTGGCGAAGGCGATCAAGCCCGACTATGCGCTGGGCTCGCACGTCGCCGCGCTCGGGCTGCTGTTCTCGGACAGCAACGCGCTGCCGGAGAAGTATCACAACGGGGCCTTCGTCAGCGAGCATGGCAGCTGGGACCGCTCGCCACTGAGCGGCTACGCCGTCGTCCATGTCGCGTTCGTGGACGGCAAGCCGACCGGCGTGCCCGAACCGCTCGTCACCGGCTTTTACTCGGACGACGAATCGCAGCTGTACGGTGCACCGGTCGGGTTGGCGCAGGACAAGGACGGCGCACTGCTGATCGCAGACGATGTGGGCGACGCGGTCTGGCGCGTCACCGCTGCCTCGCCCTGA
- a CDS encoding GMC family oxidoreductase has product MSAQQSADIVVIGSGIVGALAARRLAQQGASVLILEAGPRLERARIVAAFRNSPLKGNWMAPYPPSPWAPHPIYVPKDNGYLKQAGPYAYPAEYIRAVGGTTWHWAAQAWRLVPNDVRIKSLYGVGVDWPLSYEELDPWYQEAEEILGVAGADNTGSPRQHPFPMEPVAEPWSMRRFRERLAPTYPVVANTVARNSRSYGGRPACVGNNSCQPICPVNAQYLGINAVEAAEAAGAKVLPNAVVYRIEHDTKGSIAAVHYYAPDKSEHRVTGKTFILAANGIESPKLLLLSASSKYPNGLANSSGMVGRHLMDHPSTSLTFYADEELWLGRGPQSPSSINTLRDGAFRSQHAPYRLDFTNISQVYGVTNDLIKEGVYGAEFARQLRWRAARQVNVKNVLEVLPNPDNRIALSSEKDAMGIPKPEAHYAIDDYTRRAAEVSKADFARIAELMGGTGLRYSAEGQFANNQHITGTMSMGNDPASSVVDAFGRTHDHENLFVCSTGVMPTAATMNSTLTAVALALRTAEHILPAKQARAATAHTGHEADLA; this is encoded by the coding sequence ATGTCCGCACAGCAGTCGGCTGACATCGTGGTGATCGGCTCGGGCATCGTCGGCGCGCTGGCCGCGCGCCGGCTGGCGCAGCAGGGCGCCTCGGTGCTGATCCTGGAAGCGGGACCGCGGCTGGAACGCGCCCGCATCGTCGCCGCGTTCCGCAACTCGCCGCTGAAAGGCAACTGGATGGCGCCGTACCCGCCGTCGCCGTGGGCGCCGCATCCGATCTACGTGCCCAAGGACAACGGCTACCTGAAACAGGCCGGTCCGTATGCCTACCCGGCCGAGTACATCCGCGCGGTGGGCGGTACCACCTGGCACTGGGCCGCGCAGGCGTGGCGGCTGGTACCGAACGACGTGCGCATCAAGAGCCTGTACGGCGTGGGCGTGGACTGGCCGCTGAGCTACGAGGAACTCGACCCGTGGTACCAGGAGGCGGAGGAAATCCTCGGCGTGGCCGGCGCGGACAACACCGGCTCGCCGCGCCAGCATCCGTTCCCGATGGAGCCGGTGGCCGAACCGTGGTCGATGCGCCGCTTCCGTGAACGACTGGCACCGACGTACCCGGTGGTCGCCAACACGGTGGCGCGCAACAGCCGCAGCTATGGCGGACGACCGGCCTGCGTGGGCAACAACAGCTGCCAGCCGATCTGCCCGGTCAACGCGCAGTACCTGGGCATCAACGCGGTGGAAGCGGCCGAGGCGGCGGGCGCGAAGGTGCTGCCCAACGCGGTGGTCTACCGCATCGAGCACGATACGAAGGGCAGCATTGCCGCGGTGCACTACTACGCGCCGGACAAGAGCGAACACCGCGTCACCGGCAAGACCTTCATCCTCGCCGCGAACGGCATCGAGAGCCCGAAACTGTTGTTGCTGTCGGCCAGCAGCAAGTACCCGAACGGGCTGGCCAACAGCTCCGGCATGGTCGGCCGCCACCTGATGGACCACCCCAGCACCTCGCTCACCTTCTACGCCGACGAGGAACTGTGGCTGGGCCGCGGCCCGCAGAGTCCCAGTTCGATCAACACGCTGCGCGACGGCGCATTCCGCAGCCAGCACGCGCCGTACCGGCTGGATTTCACCAACATCTCGCAGGTGTATGGCGTCACCAACGACCTGATCAAGGAAGGTGTGTACGGCGCGGAGTTCGCCAGGCAGCTGCGCTGGCGCGCCGCGCGGCAGGTCAACGTGAAGAACGTGCTGGAGGTGCTGCCCAACCCCGACAACCGCATCGCGCTCAGCTCGGAGAAGGACGCCATGGGCATCCCGAAACCGGAGGCGCACTATGCGATCGACGACTACACGCGCCGCGCCGCGGAAGTGTCCAAGGCCGACTTTGCCCGCATCGCCGAGCTGATGGGCGGTACCGGCCTGCGCTACAGCGCGGAAGGCCAGTTTGCCAACAACCAGCACATCACCGGCACGATGAGCATGGGCAACGATCCGGCCAGCTCGGTGGTCGACGCGTTCGGCCGCACGCACGACCACGAGAACCTGTTCGTCTGCAGCACCGGCGTGATGCCCACCGCGGCCACGATGAACTCCACGCTCACCGCGGTGGCGCTGGCGCTGCGCACCGCCGAGCACATCCTGCCGGCGAAACAGGCGCGCGCGGCCACGGCGCACACCGGCCACGAGGCGGACCTGGCATGA
- a CDS encoding cation diffusion facilitator family transporter, translating into MASISSTRLSVYAALAGNLLVALTKTAAAIGTGSSAMLSEAVHSFVDSGNELLLLHGMRRSTQQADLEHPLGYGRELYFWSFIVALMVFALGAGVSIYQGVVHVRQPQPISRPLVSYVVFGLCFVFEGASWLISLRQFKAAKGPLGYYEAFLCSKDPPSFMVLFEDSAALLGIAIATLGTFAATTLDAPVFDGVASILIGLVLAVVAALLARESKSLLIGERADRRLGASIMRMAGEHDAIARANGLITVQLAPNQVVVALSLTFLDDVRASVIEELVHRLELDIRRRHPEVVALFVKPQTAEAYAASVHRRFGGGMDE; encoded by the coding sequence ATGGCCTCCATATCCTCCACGCGCCTGAGCGTGTATGCCGCGCTGGCGGGCAATCTGCTGGTCGCCCTCACCAAGACCGCCGCCGCGATCGGCACCGGCAGTTCGGCGATGCTCAGCGAGGCCGTCCATTCGTTCGTCGACAGCGGCAACGAACTGTTACTGCTGCACGGCATGCGCCGCTCGACGCAGCAAGCCGACCTGGAGCACCCACTAGGCTACGGTCGCGAGCTGTACTTCTGGAGTTTCATCGTCGCGCTGATGGTGTTCGCGCTGGGCGCGGGCGTGTCGATCTACCAGGGCGTCGTCCACGTCCGCCAGCCGCAGCCGATCAGCCGCCCGCTGGTGAGCTACGTGGTGTTCGGCCTGTGCTTCGTGTTCGAGGGCGCGTCGTGGCTGATCTCGCTGCGCCAGTTCAAGGCGGCCAAGGGACCGCTTGGTTACTACGAGGCCTTTCTGTGCAGCAAGGACCCGCCATCCTTCATGGTGCTGTTCGAGGACAGCGCGGCCCTGCTGGGCATCGCGATCGCCACCCTCGGCACGTTTGCCGCCACCACGCTCGATGCGCCGGTTTTCGATGGCGTCGCCTCGATCCTGATCGGTCTGGTGCTCGCCGTCGTCGCCGCCCTGCTGGCGCGCGAAAGCAAGAGCCTGCTGATCGGCGAGCGGGCCGATCGCCGGCTCGGCGCGTCGATCATGCGCATGGCGGGCGAACACGACGCGATCGCCCGCGCCAACGGGCTGATCACGGTGCAGCTTGCGCCGAATCAGGTCGTCGTCGCGCTCAGCCTGACGTTCCTCGACGACGTGCGCGCGTCCGTGATCGAGGAGCTGGTGCACCGGCTCGAACTCGATATCCGCCGCCGCCATCCGGAAGTGGTCGCCCTGTTCGTGAAGCCGCAAACCGCCGAGGCCTACGCGGCGTCCGTGCATCGACGCTTCGGCGGCGGCATGGACGAGTAG
- a CDS encoding Dps family protein, translating into MKKSGSNKASAQRLQHAPLATPTDLDARATRDVSGAMNAILADVFALYLKTKNFHWHMSGPNFRDYHLLLDEQGDQLFAMTDPIAERIRKIGGSTLRSIGHIARLQRVDDNDAEYVEPADMLAELREDNKALAARLREAHGVCDERHDIATASLIEEWIDETERRTWFLFETSRRGDSSGH; encoded by the coding sequence ATGAAGAAATCCGGCTCCAACAAGGCCTCCGCGCAGCGCCTGCAGCATGCCCCGCTGGCCACCCCCACCGACCTCGACGCCCGCGCCACCCGCGACGTGAGCGGCGCCATGAATGCGATCCTCGCCGACGTGTTCGCGCTGTACCTGAAGACCAAGAACTTCCACTGGCACATGAGCGGGCCGAATTTCCGCGACTACCACCTGCTGCTCGACGAGCAGGGCGACCAGCTGTTCGCAATGACCGACCCGATCGCCGAACGCATCCGCAAGATCGGCGGCAGTACGCTGCGTTCGATCGGCCACATCGCGCGGCTGCAGCGCGTCGACGACAACGACGCCGAGTACGTCGAACCGGCCGACATGCTGGCCGAGCTGCGCGAGGACAACAAGGCGCTGGCCGCGCGCCTGCGCGAGGCCCACGGCGTGTGCGACGAGCGCCACGACATCGCCACCGCCAGCCTGATCGAGGAATGGATCGACGAGACCGAGCGGCGCACCTGGTTCCTGTTCGAGACCAGCCGCCGCGGCGATTCCAGCGGGCACTGA